Below is a genomic region from Isosphaeraceae bacterium EP7.
AGATCGGCATGGGCTATGTCGGCCTTTATGACGACCTGGCGATCTTTAACCGGGCGCTGACTGAGGCGGAGATTCAAAGCATCTCCACCATCGAAAGTCGCCTCGGCGTCCCGAAATAACCCGACGACCACCCCGGGCGGAAGAGTAGGCTCAAGCCCGAGATCTCGGTCTGCCGGGACTATCGCGTCGAGCCGACCCGGGGTGAACCTCGGCGGACAATTCTCGGCCGGGGTTTTCCGCAGTTTGGCCGAGACAAGTAACAGCGAGTCATCGCTCAATCTCGATGCCATTCCACCACGGGCTTGCCGGCACCACAAACAACGCCCCCGATCCGGTCGACTCCAGCCACGAACGCACGGCCTCGGCTGAGATTCACTTGTCGATGCAAAATGGGCGTCGCCCCGGCCGTTGGGTTGGCCGGGGCGACGCCCATTTGCGTTGATCAGGTCATCCGGCGGTGATCGCTCAGGAGATGGCGTCGCGGATGAGGTCGGCGAGGAGGCCGAAGCCTTTGTCGACGTCGGTTCCGAGGTTGATGCTCAGGGCCCGGCGGTTGCGGGAGGTCAGGGACTGGAAGTCGCCGAGGGCCTGGGCCTGGACGAGGGTGGCGAAGCCGAATTTCTCGTTGGGGATGGCGAGGTCTTCGCCGTCCTGCGCGGTGAGTTGGAGGAAGACTCCGGTGTCGGGGCCTCCCTTGTGCAGCTGGCCGGTGGAGTGCAGGAAGCGGGGGCCGTAGCCGGTTGTGGTGGCCACCTTGTAGGTGTCACGCAGCTTGACGCGGAGGATTTGCAGGGCCTCGTCGCGGCGGCTCTTCTCGTCGAAGTACTGGGTGATCGCCAGGTAATCGCCGGCTTTGAGGCGGCCGAGGTGGGCCTTCAGGACGGCGACGGCCAGGTCACGGCCGGTCTTGGCGCCGGCTGCTTTCAGTAGGGCCGCCTTGTTTGTGGCGTCGGTGCTGAAGGTGAGAGCCTCGAAGGTGGCGACGGTTTCCTGCTGGGGCAGGGCCCCCTTGGCGGTGTACTCGGCGAGCAGGGCCTTGGTGTTGTCCTTGCTCTCCTGCACGTTGGGCTGGTCGAACGGGTCGATGCCCAGGCGCTGGCCGGCCAGCGGGGTGGCGACTTCCCAGACGAAGAACTCGGCGCCCAGGTCCATCGTGTCGGCCACGATCAGCTCGAGGACCGGGTGGCCCGCCTTGGAGAGGGCGATGAGCTGCGCGTGGTCCTCGACGGCCGGGCCGTCCAGGGTCCGGATCAGGACGAAGACGCGGTCATTGCCGTAGAAGTCGGGCGAGGTGAGGGGCTCGCCGGCGATCGGCACGATCCCCTTGCCTTCCTTGCCGGTGCTCTCGGCGATGAGCTGCTCGATCCAGAGGCCCAGGGCGTCGAACGGCGGCGGGGTGACGAGGGTCACCTTGTCGCGGCCCTTCTTGGCCAGGGCGCCAAGGGTGGCGCCCAGCACGGCGCCCGGGTTCTGGCGAATCGGCGTCTCGGGCTTGGTCGCCTTGATGACCGTGCCCGCGCGGTCGAGCAGGATGTCGACGTCCAGGCCCATCAGCGCGGCCGGGACCATGCCGAAGAAGGAGAGGGCCGAGTACCGGCCGCCGATGTCGCTGGGGTTGAGGAAGATCTTGCGGAAGCCGTCGCGGCGGGCGTCGGCCTCCATCTTGGTGCCTGGGTCGGTGATGGCGATGAAATTCTCGCCCGCCTTGTCCCCCTTCAGCTTCTTCACCAGGTCATAGAAGTAGGCGTAGAAGACCGAGGGCTCGGTGGTGGTGCCGCTCTTGCTGGCGACGATGAAGAGCGTGTGCGCCGGGTCGATCGCCTTCTCGATGCGGCGGATCGTGGCGGGGACGGTGCTGTCGAGGACGACCATCACGGGGTGGCCGGAGACCGGGACGTTGGTCCGGCGGATGACCTCGACGCAGAGGCTGGAGCCGCCCATGCCCATCACGACGATGTGGCCGAAGCCGGTCGCGGCGATCTCGTCGCTGAATGAGGCAAGGGCACCGGCCTCGGGCTTCACCACGTCGGCCACGGTCAGCCAACCCAGGGAGTTGGCGATGATCTTGGCGTGGTCGGGCTCGGCCTTGAAGAGGCTCGTGTCCTTGGCCCAGAGCCGCTTGACGGCGCCGATCTTGTCGAGGTCGTCCAGGGTGGCTTCGACGGCGTCCTTGTAGTCGCCAAGGAGCGCCGTGCTGCCGACGCGCGACTTGCGGATGAGCTCGGCCTGCTTCTCGCGGATCGAGGTCATGAGCTGGCCGAAGGAGTCGGCGAAGATCTTGACGCCGTCGCGGAGGAGCTTGTCCAGGACGTCGTTGAAGTCGACGCCCAGGGCGCTCAGCTCCTCGATCTGGGCCTTGGCCTCGTCCATCCCCTTGAGCAGGGCGGGGGCCGCGTGGCCGTGGCCCTTGAAGGCGTCATAGGTGGGCCGGGGCATGGTGCTGACGGTGTCGGGGCCGATCAGCTCGTCGATGTAGAGGGTGTCGGGGTAGGCGGGGTTCTTGGTGCCGACGGAGGCCCAGAGCAGGCGCTGGACCTTGGCGCCCTTCTGCTTGAGCGCCAGGAACTGGGGGGAGCCGAATTCCTTCTCGTAGATGACGTACGAGTTCTTGGCGTTGGCGATGGCCACCTTGCCCTTGAGCGCCTGGAGCCTGGCGACCTTGGCCTTGTCGTCAGCGGCGGCCTTGATCAGGGCGTCGAGCCGCTTGTCGACCTCGACGTCGATGCGCGAGATGAAGAAGCTGGCCACCGACGCGATGTGGTCGACGGGCTTGCCCTCGGCGGCGCGGCGGGCCAGGGCCTTGATGTAGGTCTGGGCGACCTTCTCGTAGGCGTCGACGCTGAAGAGGAGCGTGACGTTGACGTTGATGCCCGAGTAGAGCAGTTCCTCGATGGCGGGGAGCCCCTCGGGGGTGCCCGGCACCTTGATCATCGCGTTGGGGCGACCCAGAAGCTCCCAGAGCTGCTTGCCCTCGCGGATGCTCCCCTCGGTGTCGTGCGCTAGGAGCGGCGAGACTTCCAGGCTGACGTAGCCGTCCAGGCCGTCGGTCCGGTCGTACACCGGGCGGAACAGGTCCAGGGCCCGGCGGATGTCGGCGACGGTGAGCCCCTGGTAGATGCCGTCGATGCCGCTTCCCGACGCGACGAGCGAGGCGGTCTCTTCGTCGTAATCGCTGCCGGCGCTGATGGCCTTCTGGAAGATGCTGGGGTTGGACGTCATGCCTTGCAGGCCGTCCTCGTCGATCAGGCGCTGGAGGCTGCCGTCTTCCAGCATCTTGCGGCTGATATCATCCAGCCAGACGCTCTGCCCGAGCGCCTGCAGACCGGCCAGGTGTGCGGACGTCGACGCGGTGGCCATGATTCGCAATCTCCAAAGGTCGCCCGGCACGCCGGCAGAGTCGCCGATTCGCCCCAGGGCGGGGCTCATTTCTCCACCCAAGGATACGAAAAGGTCGTCGTGACTGCGACCCTCGCCCTCGATTTGAGCGGCGCGAACGCCGTTTCCGGCGTCGTTCGCCCCGCGATGCGCCTCCGAGATCGGACCAACCGGGGTCAATCTCGCCCTCCTCAGGCCCCCTCGCATCGGTCGCCGGTCGGCTTTTCATCGGCGAGCGCCTTGATCGCGAGCAGCGCCGGCGCGGCGAGGTCCCCGGCACCAACTCCCGACCGCGTCAGGCAGCCGAGCAGGCCGAGCATCGA
It encodes:
- a CDS encoding bifunctional transaldolase/phosoglucose isomerase; the protein is MATASTSAHLAGLQALGQSVWLDDISRKMLEDGSLQRLIDEDGLQGMTSNPSIFQKAISAGSDYDEETASLVASGSGIDGIYQGLTVADIRRALDLFRPVYDRTDGLDGYVSLEVSPLLAHDTEGSIREGKQLWELLGRPNAMIKVPGTPEGLPAIEELLYSGINVNVTLLFSVDAYEKVAQTYIKALARRAAEGKPVDHIASVASFFISRIDVEVDKRLDALIKAAADDKAKVARLQALKGKVAIANAKNSYVIYEKEFGSPQFLALKQKGAKVQRLLWASVGTKNPAYPDTLYIDELIGPDTVSTMPRPTYDAFKGHGHAAPALLKGMDEAKAQIEELSALGVDFNDVLDKLLRDGVKIFADSFGQLMTSIREKQAELIRKSRVGSTALLGDYKDAVEATLDDLDKIGAVKRLWAKDTSLFKAEPDHAKIIANSLGWLTVADVVKPEAGALASFSDEIAATGFGHIVVMGMGGSSLCVEVIRRTNVPVSGHPVMVVLDSTVPATIRRIEKAIDPAHTLFIVASKSGTTTEPSVFYAYFYDLVKKLKGDKAGENFIAITDPGTKMEADARRDGFRKIFLNPSDIGGRYSALSFFGMVPAALMGLDVDILLDRAGTVIKATKPETPIRQNPGAVLGATLGALAKKGRDKVTLVTPPPFDALGLWIEQLIAESTGKEGKGIVPIAGEPLTSPDFYGNDRVFVLIRTLDGPAVEDHAQLIALSKAGHPVLELIVADTMDLGAEFFVWEVATPLAGQRLGIDPFDQPNVQESKDNTKALLAEYTAKGALPQQETVATFEALTFSTDATNKAALLKAAGAKTGRDLAVAVLKAHLGRLKAGDYLAITQYFDEKSRRDEALQILRVKLRDTYKVATTTGYGPRFLHSTGQLHKGGPDTGVFLQLTAQDGEDLAIPNEKFGFATLVQAQALGDFQSLTSRNRRALSINLGTDVDKGFGLLADLIRDAIS